In Mytilus trossulus isolate FHL-02 chromosome 6, PNRI_Mtr1.1.1.hap1, whole genome shotgun sequence, a single window of DNA contains:
- the LOC134720906 gene encoding uncharacterized protein LOC134720906 → MPNRFECQQCGASFSKVGMLINHRRQFGHKDTFPCTICQKTFGRRDNLDRHMLRHQDGSLFQCKTCGLLFSRIDNLQRHTEEKHTQTGGGLKRKATNDENPVLKRHITRKDNPEQFYDLRVLSTQPIPKFNTTTTRYKVSFKELEVQDLPQILKTLRLLFGSIINNITEFMQSTDLIRLSVQCPELDFPITIPFMKVSQLSVETLLREIERVLQSYEQFVLDDSLEIEMTHVELPIGGTRNQGKYVDLERFMKTKQCILTIRNRDDLCCARALVTAKANLDKSDKWNSIRQGRKIQEHLATDLHTLAHVPLHKCGIEEIKKFQAVMPEYQIHVVSKEHFNGIIFQGPEAEKKIYLYFHDEHFDVITSMPAFLSRSYYCHTCKKGYQHKEEHRCNNICTSCHKIHDKKDDDWIYCNDCNRHFNGEECYRLHAQTTRKGNSTCKSYIRCKICSQTINKKMHKKEHICGEIYCKTCKDFYEVGHLCFMLPVEGDKFTENTLNDDMDTVDEDDTKNQVYIFFDFECTQDDLVECEDGFKPERDTSKCRNCKKSKCGTYEHKPNLCVVQQVCLECLKEDLTPLSVCENCGKNELIFSGMNTTYDFCQWLFSGENNGATVICHNFKGYDSFPILQYLYQNGVLPKIVPSGAKNMSIEVPSCNIRMIDSLNFLPMALSKLPKMFGIKELQKGYFPHLYNRKENQTTVLNQLPDVKFYNPDAMKSEDRENFLEWYETNAKVMFDFQKELLKYCRSDVDILRRCCLRFRELFMSMTKSATGDGGIDPFETCITIASACNLVFRTKFLRADTIGIIPAQGYRPEEKHSVKAIQWIKYISQTKGVDIQHARNGSEKMIDQYRVDGFYENSEGEKIVLEYHGCFWHGCPTCYTQHTINTVNKLSMEDLYHQTMVKKTHIEKQGYTYTCIWECEFDKHIREDENIKKFIDSLDIVTPLEPRDAFAGGRTEAFNLYHESSFDESIKYYDVTSLYPYINKTGKVVIGHPKIVTENFDDLTMYEGLIKCKVYPPRGLHIPVLPAKINNKLMFSLCRTCTETKQQITCHHGNEERSFTGTWVTDELKMAVNKGYILSTIYEVWHFDEVEQYDPISKAGGIFTEYINTFLKMKQEASGWPSWCITKEHRQQYIQDYYEKEGILLDYNKIEKNPGLRALAKLMLNSFWGKFGQRTNLPQVDYVSEPSIYFDMLTSDQQEVTGVNFVTDEMVEMRWRNKAEFVESSGRTNVVLAAYTTSQARLKLYSYLEQLGQRVLYADTDSIVFTVKEGEWEPSLGDYLGDLTDEVPENKITHFVTGGPKNYAYKLHKPDERGNQTICKVRGITLNYKNALSINFETVREMVTNGIQGDKITVWDENKITRDKQNSRIITCKESKDYKIVFDKRVITEKFITKPYGY, encoded by the coding sequence ATGCCTAATAGATTTGAATGTCAACAATGTGGTGCATCATTTTCTAAAGTTGGGATGTTAATCAATCATCGTCGACAATTTGGACATAAGGATACTTTTCCATGTACAATTTGTCAGAAAACGTTTGGCCGAAGGGATAATCTGGATCGTCACATGCTGAGACATCAGGATGGGTCTTTATTCCAATGTAAAACATGCGGTCTATTGTTTTCAAGAATTGATAATCTACAACGTCACACAGAAGAAAAACATACCCAGACAGGAGGAGGATTAAAAAGAAAAGCCACGAATGATGAAAACCCAGTCTTAAAGCGACACATCACAAGGAAAGACAATCCGGAACAGTTTTATGACCTACGTGTACTGTCAACTCAGCCTATACCTAAATTCAATACCACAACGACTCGTTACAAAGTATCATTCAAAGAATTAGAAGTGCAGGATTTACCACAGATTTTGAAAACTTTACGACTTTTGTTTGGATCTATTATCAATAACATAACAGAGTTTATGCAATCAACAGATCTTATCCGATTGTCAGTTCAATGTCCTGAGTTGGACTTTCCTATAACAATACCGTTTATGAAAGTATCTCAATTGTCCGTTGAAACATTACTACGTGAAATAGAGAGGGTATTGCAGTCGTATGAACAATTTGTATTGGATGATTCACTTGAAATAGAGATGACACACGTTGAACTCCCAATTGGTGGAACAAGAAATCAAGGAAAATACGTTGATCTTGAGCGATTTATGAAAACTAAGCAATGTATTCTTACCATAAGAAATAGAGATGATCTATGTTGTGCCAGGGCATTAGTTACCGCAAAAGCAAACCTAGACAAATCTGATAAATGGAACAGTATTCGTCAAGGCAGAAAAATTCAAGAACATCTAGCAACTGATTTACATACTCTTGCACATGTTCCTCTGCATAAATGTGGAATTGAAGAAATCAAAAAGTTTCAAGCAGTGATGCCAGAATATCAAATACACGTTGTTTCAAAAGAACACTTCAATGGAATCATATTCCAAGGACCAGAGgcagaaaaaaagatttatttgtattttcacgATGAACACTTTGATGTGATTACTAGTATGCCTGCTTTCTTATCCCGTAGTTATTATTGTCACACATGCAAAAAGGGGTACCAGCATAAAGAGGAACATCGTTGCAATAACATCTGTACATCATGCCATAAAATTCACGATAAAAAAGATGACGACTGGATATACTGTAACGACTGTAACCGTCATTTCAATGGTGAAGAATGCTATAGACTACATGCACAGACTACCAGGAAAGGAAACTCTACATGCAAATCATACATTAGATGCAAGATTTGCAGTCAAACTATTAATAagaaaatgcacaaaaaagaACATATATGTGGTGAGATATATTGCAAGACTTGTAAAGATTTCTACGAAGTTGGACATCTCTGTTTCATGTTGCCGGTTGAAGGTGACAAATTTACAGAAAACACTCTAAATGACGATATGGACACTGTAGATGAGGATGACACCAAAAACcaagtttatattttctttgatttcGAATGCACTCAAGACGATTTAGTTGAATGTGAAGACGGGTTTAAACCAGAACGAGACACCTCGAAATGCAGGAAttgtaaaaaatctaaatgtgGAACTTATGAACACAAACCAAACTTATGCGTTGTACAACAAGTATGCTTAGAGTGTTTAAAAGAGGATCTGACACCACTTAGTGTGTGTGAAAATTGTGGGAAGAATGAACTTATTTTCAGTGGAATGAATACGACATATGATTTTTGTCAATGGCTTTTTTCTGGAGAAAATAATGGAGCCACAGTGATCTGTCACAATTTCAAAGGATATGATTCTTTTCCCATTCTACAATACCTGTACCAGAACGGTGTTCTCCCAAAGATTGTTCCGAGTGGAGCAAAAAACATGTCTATTGAAGTCCCATCATGCAACATACGTATGATTGACTCACTTAATTTTTTACCCATGGCGCTGTCAAAACTGCCTAAAATGTTTGGTATTAAAGAACTACAGAAAGGATACTTTCCCCATCTGTATAACAGAAAAGAAAACCAGACCACAGTTCTTAATCAACTGCCGGATGTCAAGTTCTATAACCCAGACGCAATGAAATCAGAGGACAGAGAAAACTTTCTTGAATGGTATGAAACTAATGCGAAAGTCATGTTTGATTTCCAAAAGGAACTTTTGAAATACTGCCGATCTGATGTAGATATATTAAGACGATGTTGCTTAAGGTTTCGAGAATTATTTATGTCTATGACTAAATCAGCTACTGGAGATGGAGGTATTGATCCGTTTGAAACTTGTATTACTATAGCTTCTGCATGTAATTTGGTGTTTCGCACTAAATTCTTACGTGCTGATACTATAGGCATCATACCAGCACAGGGATATCGCCCTGAAGAGAAACACTCTGTAAAAGCCATACAATGgattaaatatatatcacaaacAAAGGGGGTGGATATTCAACACGCTCGAAACGGTAGTGAGAAGATGATTGACCAATACAGAGTAGATGGGTTTTATGAGAACAGCGAAGGTGAAAAGATTGTATTGGAATATCATGGGTGTTTTTGGCATGGATGTCCAACCTGTTACACACAACATACCATCAACACTGTCAATAAGTTATCAATGGAGGATTTGTATCATCAAACAATGGTAAAGAAGACCCACATTGAAAAGCAGGGCTATACATATACATGCATTTGGGAATGTGAGTTTGACAAACATATCAGGGAAgatgaaaacattaaaaagttcATTGACTCCTTGGATATTGTTACTCCATTAGAGCCAAGAGATGCCTTTGCAGGAGGGAGGACAGAAGCCTTTAATTTATATCACGAATCGTCCTTTGACGAATCTATCAAATACTACGATGTAACCTCGCTGTATCCGTACATAAACAAAACGGGCAAAGTTGTTATAGGGCATCCTAAAATAGTAACAGAGAATTTTGATGATCTAACGATGTATGAAGGACTAATCAAATGCAAAGTTTATCCACCTAGAGGCCTACATATTCCAGTGTTACCCGCTAAAATTAACAACAAACTGATGTTCTCCTTGTGTAGAACATGTACTGAGACAAAACAGCAAATAACCTGCCATCATGGTAATGAAGAAAGGTCTTTTACCGGTACATGGGTGACAGATGAGCTAAAGATGGCAGTAAATAAGGGATATATACTAAGTACAATATATGAAGTCTGGCATTTCGATGAAGTTGAGCAATATGATCCCATTTCAAAAGCAGGAGGCATTTTCACAGAGTACATAAATACTTTTCTGAAGATGAAGCAAGAGGCAAGTGGTTGGCCTAGTTGGTGTATAACCAAGGAACATAGGCAACAATACATTCAGGACTACTATGAAAAAGAAGGCATTTTACTCGACTACAataagatagaaaaaaatcctGGGTTACGCGCACTGGCAAAGTTAATGCTAAATAGTTTTTGGGGTAAGTTTGGACAGCGGACAAATTTACCACAGGTCGATTATGTATCGGAGCCTTCTATATATTTCGATATGCTGACCAGTGATCAACAAGAAGTTACAGGTGTGAACTTTGTCACGGATGAAATGGTGGAAATGCGTTGGAGGAATAAAGCGGAGTTTGTTGAGTCATCAGGAAGAACTAACGTCGTCTTGGCGGCATATACAACTTCTCAAGCTAGACTCAAATTATACAGTTATTTGGAACAACTAGGACAGCGGGTACTCTACGCTGATACCGATTCTATTGTTTTCACTGTGAAGGAAGGTGAATGGGAGCCGTCTTTAGGGGACTACCTCGGAGATCTTACGGATGAAGTTCCCGAGAACAAGATTACACATTTTGTAACCGGTGGTCCAAAAAACTATGCATACAAGTTGCACAAACCTGATGAAAGAGGAAATCAAACAATTTGTAAAGTGCGGGGTATAActttaaactataaaaatgctTTAAGTATCAACTTTGAAACAGTGCGTGAAATGGTTACTAATGGCATTCAAGGTGACAAAATAACTGTTTGGGACGAGAACAAGATTACAAGAGACAAACAGAACAGTAGAATCATAACATGTAAAGAGAGTAAagattataaaattgtatttgacAAAAGAGTTATCACTGAAAAGTTCATTACAAAACCGTATGGATACTAG